Proteins encoded in a region of the Puniceibacterium sp. IMCC21224 genome:
- a CDS encoding glycosyltransferase, producing the protein MLSVLIPASNESALIGGCLDAVLASVWTRPGAVQVLVIANGCGDDTADVACHRLDAFAARGWRLDVIERAAGGKLAALNAGDLAAEAESRVYLDADVTVSPELMMQLYDVLDVESPRYASGRLRITVPDNWVSRAYARIYRQVPFMTHGVPGCGLFAVNAVGRARWGDFPDIISDDTYVRLNFAPRERVAVDAAYDWPVVKGLRNLIRVRRRQDIGVTELREHYPDLMRNEGKPPFPTTRKLAMALRDPLGFAVYCGVALAVRLTPGIAAGWSRGR; encoded by the coding sequence GTGCTTAGCGTTCTTATCCCCGCCAGCAATGAATCCGCGCTGATTGGCGGATGCCTTGATGCTGTACTGGCGTCCGTCTGGACACGTCCGGGGGCGGTGCAGGTGTTGGTCATTGCCAATGGCTGCGGCGACGACACCGCCGACGTCGCGTGCCACAGGCTGGATGCCTTTGCCGCGCGGGGCTGGCGGTTGGACGTGATCGAGCGGGCAGCGGGCGGCAAGTTGGCCGCGCTGAACGCCGGTGATTTGGCCGCCGAGGCAGAGAGCCGGGTCTATCTCGACGCTGATGTGACAGTCAGCCCTGAGCTGATGATGCAGCTATACGATGTGCTGGATGTGGAATCGCCGCGCTATGCCAGCGGACGGTTGCGCATCACAGTGCCCGACAATTGGGTCAGCCGGGCCTACGCGAGGATTTACCGGCAGGTGCCCTTTATGACGCACGGAGTTCCGGGATGCGGGCTGTTTGCTGTGAACGCAGTGGGGCGGGCACGTTGGGGGGATTTTCCAGATATCATTTCGGACGATACCTATGTGCGGCTGAACTTTGCACCAAGGGAACGCGTGGCGGTTGATGCCGCGTACGACTGGCCGGTGGTCAAGGGGCTGCGCAACCTGATACGTGTGCGGCGGCGGCAGGATATCGGGGTAACGGAATTGCGCGAACACTATCCTGACCTCATGCGCAACGAAGGCAAGCCGCCGTTTCCGACGACCCGCAAACTGGCCATGGCGCTGCGTGATCCGCTGGGGTTTGCGGTCTATTGTGGGGTTGCGCTGGCGGTGCGGCTGACGCCGGGCATCGCGGCGGGTTGGAGCAGGGGGCGATGA
- the epsE gene encoding exopolysaccharide biosynthesis GT4 family glycosyltransferase EpsE — MSQNLRIGYLVPQFPGQTHIFFWREVLALEQMGHHIDLISTRVPPPGLIAHDWSQEAMARTTYLGMVQPLLALTAAGRLLPRGLPLWMAQHGAGFARDIVLTLSAAEQLVRHAHAEQLDHIHVHSCGRAALIAALAHKMGGPPYSLTLHGPLSDYGPGQRFKWADAAFATIITRKLEAEVREELAGFLPERIVIRPMGVDTDILHRDTPYQPAPHGTPMRLFSCARLNVVKGHQDLMTAVRLLLDQGVDVRLEIAGEDDAGGAGYRKVLEAELKRLHLRDHVKLLGAIDASAVRQKLLNAHVFVLASWHEPLGVAYMEAMACGVPTIGTDAGGVRELITDGRTGRLVPPKDPQTLAHAIRDLVHDSDLAVQLAAAGRAHVVAHFRSALGAETLVSEIEAARVSAAPSPDPIVTGRQAS, encoded by the coding sequence GTGTCGCAGAATTTGCGGATCGGATATCTTGTGCCCCAATTTCCGGGGCAGACCCATATCTTTTTCTGGCGCGAGGTTCTCGCGCTCGAACAGATGGGGCATCATATCGACCTGATCTCGACGCGCGTGCCGCCGCCGGGGCTGATTGCGCACGACTGGTCGCAAGAGGCGATGGCCCGCACCACTTATCTGGGCATGGTACAACCGCTGCTGGCGCTGACTGCTGCGGGCCGTCTGCTGCCGCGCGGATTGCCACTGTGGATGGCGCAACACGGCGCGGGTTTCGCGCGGGATATCGTGCTGACACTTTCGGCGGCAGAGCAGCTTGTGCGCCATGCCCACGCCGAACAGCTTGACCATATCCATGTGCATTCCTGTGGCCGCGCGGCGCTGATCGCAGCGCTCGCGCACAAGATGGGCGGCCCACCCTATTCGCTGACCCTGCACGGGCCGCTGTCGGATTATGGGCCGGGGCAGCGTTTCAAATGGGCCGACGCCGCCTTTGCCACCATCATCACCCGCAAGCTTGAGGCAGAGGTCCGTGAAGAACTGGCGGGCTTTCTGCCCGAGCGCATCGTGATCCGGCCCATGGGGGTCGACACCGACATTCTGCACCGTGACACGCCCTACCAGCCTGCGCCCCACGGCACTCCGATGCGGCTATTCTCTTGCGCGCGGCTGAATGTGGTCAAGGGGCATCAGGATCTGATGACCGCCGTCCGGTTGCTGCTGGATCAGGGCGTCGATGTGCGCCTTGAGATCGCGGGCGAGGACGATGCCGGCGGCGCCGGATATCGCAAGGTTCTGGAGGCGGAACTGAAACGTCTGCATCTGCGCGACCACGTCAAACTGCTGGGCGCAATTGACGCCAGCGCGGTACGGCAAAAGCTGCTGAACGCCCACGTCTTTGTGCTGGCCAGCTGGCACGAGCCGCTGGGCGTCGCGTATATGGAGGCGATGGCCTGTGGTGTGCCCACCATCGGCACCGACGCCGGTGGTGTACGCGAGCTGATCACCGACGGTCGTACCGGGCGACTTGTCCCCCCGAAAGACCCGCAAACGCTGGCCCATGCCATCCGCGATCTGGTGCATGACAGCGATCTTGCCGTACAGCTGGCCGCCGCCGGGCGCGCACATGTGGTGGCACATTTCCGGTCTGCGCTGGGGGCAGAAACGCTGGTGTCCGAAATCGAAGCGGCGCGGGTTTCTGCCGCGCCGTCGCCGGACCCGATTGTTACGGGCCGTCAGGCATCGTGA
- a CDS encoding oligosaccharide flippase family protein yields the protein MILALPHRLQGASLTARALRSALLTMGGFGFSQIVRLASNLLLTRLLFPEAFGMMALVLVFLQGLAMFSDVGVAPAILQSKRGDDPDFLNTAWSIQVMRGLGLWLAACLCAWPMAAFYGEPQLLHLLPVASLTLVIAGFNPTRLDTANRHLMLGRVTVLDVFVQLSGILSAVLIAWVTGSVWALVISGIVSGLMQLTLYTRFLPGQHNRFRWEPEAASELINFGKWIFLSTVCGFLFSQGDKIIIGKYLPLDLFGVYNIGFFLASFPMLLGGMVTRKVLIPIYRECPPTDSRANFLRLRKMRCLVTGSLLILVGIFAALGVWLVNLMYDPRYAAAGAIVVLIGCMQIPQIIVLTYDQAALAAGDSRRFFVLAVARAVFMVGCLLLGLELAGLIGALLAQGVAILLAYPVVVWLSRRMGAWDGLHDAGFALVGAAIAAMALWLNWGAIVALAGAGT from the coding sequence ATGATCCTCGCCCTCCCTCATCGGTTGCAAGGCGCGTCGCTAACTGCGCGGGCGCTGCGATCCGCGTTGCTGACGATGGGTGGTTTTGGGTTCAGCCAGATCGTCCGGTTGGCGTCGAACCTGCTGCTGACCCGGCTGCTGTTCCCCGAAGCGTTCGGCATGATGGCGCTGGTGCTGGTGTTCCTTCAGGGGCTAGCGATGTTTTCCGACGTCGGCGTCGCCCCCGCGATCCTGCAAAGCAAGCGCGGCGACGATCCCGATTTCCTGAATACGGCCTGGAGCATTCAGGTGATGCGTGGCCTTGGCCTGTGGCTGGCGGCTTGTCTCTGCGCCTGGCCAATGGCGGCGTTTTATGGCGAACCGCAGTTGCTGCATCTTTTGCCGGTGGCCAGCCTGACGCTGGTGATCGCCGGGTTCAATCCAACACGTCTGGACACGGCGAACCGGCATCTGATGTTGGGCCGGGTCACGGTGCTGGATGTGTTCGTCCAGCTGTCGGGAATCCTCAGCGCGGTGCTGATTGCCTGGGTCACTGGGTCCGTCTGGGCGCTGGTCATCAGCGGCATTGTTAGCGGGTTGATGCAACTGACGCTTTATACCCGATTCCTGCCGGGTCAGCACAACCGCTTTCGCTGGGAACCAGAGGCCGCGTCAGAGCTGATCAATTTCGGCAAATGGATCTTTTTGTCGACGGTTTGCGGGTTCCTGTTCAGTCAGGGCGACAAGATTATCATCGGGAAATACCTTCCGCTTGACCTGTTCGGGGTCTACAATATCGGCTTTTTCCTAGCATCTTTTCCTATGCTTCTGGGCGGCATGGTCACCCGCAAGGTGCTGATCCCGATCTACCGTGAATGCCCACCGACCGATAGCCGCGCCAATTTCCTGCGGCTGCGCAAGATGCGCTGTCTGGTGACGGGATCGCTGCTGATCCTTGTGGGCATCTTTGCGGCGCTGGGCGTCTGGCTGGTCAATCTGATGTATGATCCACGGTATGCGGCGGCCGGGGCGATTGTGGTGCTGATCGGCTGTATGCAAATCCCGCAAATCATCGTGCTGACCTATGATCAGGCGGCGCTGGCGGCGGGCGATTCCAGACGGTTTTTTGTTCTGGCTGTGGCGCGGGCTGTGTTCATGGTGGGCTGTCTGCTGCTGGGGCTGGAACTGGCAGGTCTGATTGGCGCGTTGCTGGCGCAGGGGGTGGCGATCCTGCTGGCCTATCCAGTTGTGGTGTGGCTGTCGCGGAGGATGGGGGCGTGGGACGGGCTGCATGACGCTGGCTTTGCCCTTGTCGGGGCGGCAATTGCGGCCATGGCGCTGTGGCTGAACTGGGGTGCAATTGTGGCGCTGGCCGGGGCCGGGACCTGA
- a CDS encoding calcium-binding protein, with the protein MVSMLRLTLAVFFGLLACQPAWAQGRDGARVYAFGNSLMHHLGDLPDSNVPHWLNALAQADGRAFALDGQWGFLRDFASGLPPTANWGFPEVQGAWNPDRGPFGGAGFDTVLINPANFIQYQPPDAPYDGDNRDRASPLSATLEVFDWVSTEAPEVRFLIYEGWAEMATQVSYPPNSRGLRRYQDFNRAAYHDWYVDYVDALRAALPDRDVRLIPVASVLAEVLSTEPLIILPAQALYVDDAPHGTPTLYFLAAMVTYAAIYDAPPPADFDVPEGIDPAVRAAYPQLRQLIWQSVSDDERQSRQVTGGDTIVADAAPQPPTGKADTDAADAPDMTEDQLVPGAIPALAMGLNGISDWSTQHPFVDVMKTARTWTGHKPGQWGGMDEAALRNGGYLDLDGWPLDIPPGIERIETVILTDQPPGATHLSGTYVLTYQGRADITLTGRADRISAQPGKITFQYTPGEGLVGISLSGIDARDPIHDMHVVRADHLPLYEAGVLFNPDWIARVQDLRAVRFMDWMFTNGSSIATWDDRPRLTDYSWTSRGVPIEVMVALANQIGVDPWFSMPHLADDGYVRSFAQQVHDTLDPRLMAYVEYSNEVWNYIFPQAHWASAQATALWGESETGWMQFYGLRAAQVMDLWSEVFAADASARLMRIMSTHTGWPGLEEAVLRGPLAAETLGQPPQDSFDAYAVSGYFGYEIGIDEGVPQVRGWLDASEGAARKAGEALGLTRVALREYILAHRFDLATAPVAGALRDGSVAEMVGQVWPYHARAAQQVGLDLIMYEGGTHVSAAGEAVNDDRLTAFFEMFNYSPQMTGLYDVLLAGWTAAGGQMFNAFVDVAPPSKWGSWGALRHLNDKNPRWDALMRYNARGAGDQSGRAPAAFSNGVLLQADSSGAILTGTPQADILLGGPGDDVLISAGGADHLHGGAGQDRAVLPGQPDDYAFEFLDTALMATGPAGPVMLAGIEVVGFDASDSEITMPDGP; encoded by the coding sequence ATGGTGAGCATGTTGCGTCTGACTCTGGCTGTGTTTTTTGGCTTGCTCGCGTGTCAGCCCGCCTGGGCGCAAGGGCGCGATGGTGCCCGCGTCTATGCGTTTGGTAATTCGCTGATGCATCATCTGGGGGATCTGCCTGATAGCAACGTGCCGCATTGGCTGAATGCCTTGGCGCAGGCGGACGGGCGTGCCTTTGCGCTGGACGGGCAATGGGGGTTTCTGCGGGATTTCGCATCCGGGTTGCCACCCACGGCGAATTGGGGGTTTCCGGAGGTGCAGGGGGCATGGAACCCCGACCGTGGGCCGTTCGGCGGTGCGGGATTTGACACCGTCCTGATCAATCCAGCCAATTTTATCCAGTATCAGCCGCCTGATGCGCCCTATGACGGTGACAATCGGGACCGGGCCAGCCCGCTGTCCGCCACGCTGGAGGTGTTCGACTGGGTGTCAACCGAGGCGCCCGAGGTACGTTTCCTGATCTACGAAGGCTGGGCCGAGATGGCGACGCAGGTCAGCTATCCGCCGAACAGCCGTGGATTGCGCCGCTATCAGGATTTCAACCGGGCAGCGTATCACGATTGGTACGTGGACTATGTCGATGCGCTGCGCGCGGCACTGCCTGATCGGGATGTCCGGCTGATCCCGGTGGCGTCGGTTCTGGCCGAGGTTCTGAGCACAGAGCCGCTGATTATTCTGCCCGCGCAGGCACTTTATGTCGATGATGCGCCACATGGCACGCCAACGCTGTATTTCCTTGCGGCGATGGTGACTTATGCGGCTATCTATGACGCGCCCCCGCCCGCAGATTTTGACGTGCCCGAGGGGATTGATCCGGCTGTCCGCGCGGCGTATCCGCAACTGCGTCAACTGATCTGGCAATCCGTTTCAGATGATGAGCGGCAGTCCCGCCAGGTGACTGGGGGCGATACAATCGTGGCCGACGCGGCACCACAACCACCCACCGGCAAAGCGGATACGGATGCCGCAGATGCGCCGGATATGACCGAAGACCAGCTCGTTCCGGGTGCGATACCAGCGTTGGCCATGGGGTTGAATGGCATTTCCGACTGGTCAACTCAGCACCCCTTTGTCGACGTGATGAAGACGGCGCGGACATGGACGGGTCACAAACCCGGCCAATGGGGCGGCATGGACGAAGCGGCGTTGCGGAACGGTGGTTATCTCGATCTCGATGGGTGGCCGCTGGATATCCCGCCGGGCATCGAACGGATCGAGACCGTGATCCTGACCGATCAGCCCCCAGGTGCGACCCATTTGTCGGGCACCTATGTCCTGACCTATCAGGGGCGGGCTGACATCACCCTGACCGGGCGCGCGGACAGGATCAGCGCGCAGCCGGGCAAAATCACGTTTCAATATACGCCGGGCGAGGGGCTTGTCGGTATTTCGCTGTCGGGCATCGACGCGCGTGATCCGATCCACGACATGCATGTTGTGCGGGCCGACCACCTGCCGCTCTACGAGGCGGGGGTGCTGTTCAATCCCGACTGGATCGCGCGGGTACAGGATTTGCGCGCTGTGCGGTTCATGGACTGGATGTTCACCAACGGTTCTTCGATTGCGACATGGGATGATCGCCCGCGCCTGACGGATTACAGCTGGACCTCGCGCGGGGTGCCCATCGAGGTGATGGTGGCGCTGGCCAATCAGATCGGCGTCGATCCGTGGTTCAGCATGCCGCATCTGGCGGACGATGGCTATGTTCGCAGCTTTGCCCAACAGGTGCATGACACGCTTGATCCGCGACTTATGGCATATGTCGAATATTCCAACGAGGTCTGGAATTATATCTTTCCGCAGGCGCATTGGGCCAGCGCGCAGGCAACTGCGCTCTGGGGCGAGAGCGAAACCGGCTGGATGCAGTTTTACGGGCTGCGCGCGGCGCAGGTGATGGATCTGTGGTCCGAAGTGTTTGCGGCGGACGCGTCGGCGCGATTGATGCGGATCATGTCGACCCACACCGGCTGGCCGGGCCTCGAAGAGGCCGTGCTGCGCGGTCCACTTGCCGCCGAGACACTCGGTCAACCGCCGCAGGACAGTTTTGATGCCTACGCTGTCAGCGGCTATTTCGGTTACGAGATCGGCATCGATGAGGGAGTTCCGCAGGTGCGGGGTTGGCTGGACGCCTCTGAGGGCGCGGCAAGGAAGGCGGGCGAGGCGCTGGGACTGACCCGCGTCGCGCTGCGCGAATATATTCTTGCGCATCGGTTTGATCTGGCAACCGCGCCCGTGGCGGGGGCCTTGCGCGACGGGTCCGTGGCTGAAATGGTTGGGCAGGTCTGGCCATATCACGCCCGCGCCGCGCAACAGGTCGGCCTGGATCTGATCATGTACGAAGGTGGCACCCATGTGAGCGCCGCAGGCGAGGCCGTCAACGATGACCGCCTGACCGCATTTTTCGAGATGTTCAATTACAGCCCCCAGATGACCGGGCTGTACGATGTGCTGCTGGCGGGATGGACGGCGGCAGGCGGGCAGATGTTCAACGCCTTTGTCGACGTTGCCCCGCCCAGTAAATGGGGCAGCTGGGGCGCGTTGCGGCACCTGAACGACAAAAATCCGCGTTGGGATGCGCTGATGCGGTACAATGCGCGCGGGGCCGGGGATCAATCCGGGCGCGCACCTGCCGCCTTTTCAAACGGAGTGCTGCTGCAGGCCGACAGCAGCGGTGCGATACTGACCGGCACCCCGCAGGCGGATATCCTGCTGGGTGGTCCGGGTGACGATGTGCTGATCTCGGCAGGTGGTGCCGACCATTTGCACGGCGGCGCGGGGCAGGACCGGGCTGTGCTGCCCGGTCAGCCAGACGATTACGCGTTCGAATTTCTGGACACTGCGCTGATGGCAACCGGCCCGGCGGGGCCGGTGATGTTAGCCGGGATCGAGGTGGTCGGATTTGACGCCTCGGACAGTGAGATCACGATGCCTGACGGCCCGTAA